One window from the genome of Musa acuminata AAA Group cultivar baxijiao chromosome BXJ1-4, Cavendish_Baxijiao_AAA, whole genome shotgun sequence encodes:
- the LOC135669835 gene encoding silicon efflux transporter LSI2-like has translation MALASVTAVVLGSIAFAIFWMLAVFPAVPFLPIGRTAGSLLGGMLMIIFRVISPEQAYASIDLPILGLLFGTMVVSIYLERAQMFKYLGRLLSWKSKGGRDLLCRVCLVSALASALFTNDTTCIVLTEFVLKLARQHKLPAKPFLLALASSANIGSSATPIGNPQNLVIAVQSKISFVRFFVGVVPAMLLGVVINVVFLLCMFWRQLSPKEGEEQAKEDVVTENEVNSHTFSPARMSHPSPLQPNPSPLNPQHMTPVNDVEKNTPCRNGAKRGCSQVPDMRRCLTKKELFLKGFVYIVSVGMLIALLMGLNMSWTTITAALILVVIDFKDAGPCLDKVSYSLLVFFCGMFITVDGFNRTGIPSAFWEFMEPYSRINHASGVAVLAVVILLLSNLASNVPTVLLLGAQVAKSAAAVSPDYETRAWLILAFVSTVAGNLSLLGSAANLIVCEQARKSELHGYTLSFWAHIVFGLPSTLIVTAIGLPLIKG, from the exons ATGGCGCTTGCTTCGGTTACTGCAGTAGTGCTGGGCTCAATTGCCTTTGCCATATTCTGGATGCTGGCTGTTTTCCCTGCAGTCCCCTTCCTACCCATAGGAAGAACTGCCGGATCTCTTCTCGGCGGCATGCTCATGATCATCTTCCGGGTCATCAGCCCCGAGCAGGCCTACGCGTCGATCGACCTCCCCATCCTTGGCCTCCTCTTCGGCACCATGGTCGTCAGCATCTACCTCGAACGAGCCCAGATGTTCAAGTACCTGGGCAGGCTGCTGTCGTGGAAGAGCAAAGGCGGCCGGGACTTGCTCTGCCGCGTCTGCCTCGTCTCGGCCTTGGCGAGCGCGCTGTTCACCAACGACACCACCTGCATCGTGCTGACCGAGTTCGTCCTCAAGCTCGCAAGGCAGCACAAGCTTCCAGCCAAGCCATTTCTCCTGGCGCTGGCGTCCAGCGCCAACATCGGTTCCAGCGCGACGCCCATCGGCAACCCGCAGAACCTGGTGATAGCCGTTCAAAGCAAGATCTCCTTCGTCAGATTCTTCGTGGGAGTCGTCCCCGCGATGCTCCTCGGCGTCGTCATCAACGTGGTGTTCCTTCTCTGCATGTTCTGGCGGCAGCTGTCGCCAAAGGAAGGCGAAGAACAGGCGAAGGAAGACGTGGTCACCGAGAACGAAGTGAACTCCCATACCTTCTCGCCTGCGAGGATGTCGCACCCGTCTCCCTTGCAGCCCAACCCTTCTCCTCTGAATCCCCAACACATGACTCCCGTGAACGACGTCGAGAAGAACACCCCATGCAGGAACGGCGCCAAGCGAGGCTGCTCTCAAGTTCCCGACATGAGGAGGTGTTTGACCAAGAAGGAGCTGTTTCTGAAGGGCTTCGTCTACATCGTCAGTGTTGGCATGCTGATAGCGCTGCTCATGGGACTAAACATGTCATGGACTACGATCACTGCTGCTCTAATACTTGTGGTGATCGACTTCAAGGATGCTGGCCCTTGTCTGGACAAG GTTTCATATTCCCTACTGGTGTTCTTCTGTGGGATGTTCATCACAGTCGATGGATTCAACAGGACAGGAATACCAAGTGCCTTCTGGGAATTCATGGAACCTTACTCCAGAATAAATCATGCGAGTGGCGTAGCAGTGCTCGCCGTGGTCATACTGCTGCTATCAAACCTGGCGTCCAATGTCCCCACTG TGCTGTTGCTGGGAGCTCAGGTGGCGAAATCCGCGGCGGCGGTGTCGCCGGACTACGAGACGCGGGCATGGCTGATCCTGGCGTTCGTGAGCACCGTCGCCGGGAACCTGTCGCTCCTCGGGTCCGCCGCGAACCTCATCGTGTGCGAGCAGGCGCGGAAGTCGGAGCTCCATGGCTACACCCTCTCCTTCTGGGCGCACATCGTCTTCGGCCTCCCATCGACGCTCATCGTCACGGCGATCGGCCTCCCCTTGATCAAGGGTTAG
- the LOC135669809 gene encoding cytochrome P450 86A2-like — MDVATVVVVIACMAAYVVWFSRLAAGLCGPRVWPVLGSLPGLIQHSERMHEWISDNLRGTGGTYQTCICAIPGLARRQGMVTVTCDPRNLEHVLKTRFDNYPKGPTWHAVFLDLLGDGIFNSDGDTWLFQRKTAALEFTTRTLRIALSQWVCRSIHLRLLPILEEAAARSTVVDLQDLLLRLTFDNICGLAFGKDPETLAPDLPENAFAIAFDSATEASLHRFVFPEFVWRFKKWLQVGMEATLTRSVAHVDGYLSAIIKARKLELRDGRNYDDLLSRFMKKGTYTDSFLQHVVLNFILAGRDTSSVALSWFFWLVTTHPAVERRILLELATVLAESRGNDSKAWLATPLAFDEAGRLVYLKAALSETLRLYPSVPEDSKYVMADDVLPDGTFVPAGSSITYSIYSAGRMKSVWGDDCLEFRPERWLSPDGNRFLPHDSFKFVAFNGGPRICLGKDLAYLQMKSIAAAVLLRHQLSVAPGHRVEQKMSLTLFMRNGLRVNVHDRNLTTIAEELAATQPKMVVASELVAATA; from the coding sequence atggacgtgGCGACGGTGGTTGTGGTGATTGCATGCATGGCGGCCTACGTAGTGTGGTTCTCGAGGCTGGCGGCGGGGCTTTGCGGGCCGCGGGTGTGGCCGGTGTTGGGCAGCCTCCCTGGCCTGATCCAGCACTCGGAGCGCATGCATGAGTGGATCTCCGACAACCTCCGCGGCACCGGCGGCACCTACCAGACCTGCATTTGCGCCATCCCCGGCCTCGCACGCCGGCAAGGGATGGTGACGGTCACCTGCGACCCGCGCAACCTCGAGCATGTGCTCAAGACCCGGTTCGACAACTACCCCAAGGGCCCGACATGGCACGCCGTCTTCCTGGACCTCCTCGGCGACGGCATCTTCAACTCCGATGGAGATACCTGGCTCTTCCAGCGCAAGACTGCTGCACTGGAGTTCACCACTCGCACGCTCCGAATCGCCCTGTCGCAGTGGGTCTGCCGTTCCATCCACCTCCGCCTTCTCCCCATCCTCGAAGAAGCTGCCGCCAGGTCCACGGTCGTCGACCTCCAGGATCTGCTCCTCCGGCTCACCTTTGACAACATATGCGGCCTCGCCTTCGGCAAGGACCCGGAGACGCTCGCACCCGACCTCCCGGAGAACGCCTTCGCCATCGCCTTCGACAGCGCCACCGAGGCCAGCCTCCACCGCTTCGTCTTCCCCGAGTTCGTTTGGCGGTTCAAGAAGTGGCTCCAAGTCGGCATGGAGGCCACGCTCACGCGCAGCGTCGCGCACGTCGACGGCTACCTGTCAGCCATTATCAAGGCCCGCAAGCTGGAGCTCAGAGACGGCAGGAACTACGACGACCTCCTCTCTCGGTTCATGAAGAAGGGCACTTACACCGACTCTTTTCTCCAGCATGTGGTGCTCAACTTCATTCTCGCCGGCCGCGACACCTCCTCCGTCGCGCTCAGCTGGTTTTTCTGGCTGGTCACGACCCATCCGGCCGTGGAGCGCCGCATCCTACTTGAGCTCGCCACCGTCCTCGCCGAATCCCGCGGCAACGATTCCAAAGCGTGGCTCGCCACACCTCTCGCCTTTGACGAGGCCGGTCGCCTCGTGTACCTCAAAGCAGCCCTCTCCGAGACGCTCCGGCTCTACCCGTCCGTCCCCGAGGACTCCAAGTACGTCATGGCCGACGACGTCCTCCCCGACGGCACATTCGTGCCCGCCGGTTCCTCCATCACCTACTCCATTTACTCCGCGGGTAGGATGAAGTCGGTGTGGGGGGACGACTGCCTCGAGTTCCGACCGGAGCGATGGCTCTCACCGGACGGCAACCGGTTCCTCCCGCACGACTCGTTCAAGTTCGTGGCGTTCAACGGCGGACCGCGGATCTGCCTCGGGAAGGACCTTGCTTACCTGCAGATGAAGTCGATCGCCGCCGCCGTGTTGCTGAGGCACCAGCTGAGCGTCGCCCCCGGACACCGCGTCGAGCAGAAGATGTCGCTCACCTTGTTCATGAGGAATGGACTGAGGGTGAACGTGCACGACCGCAACCTGACCACCATCGCTGAGGAGCTCGCAGCAACTCAGCCGAAGATGGTGGTGGCTTCCGAGCTGGTGGCAGCCACTGCCTGA